From Glycine max cultivar Williams 82 chromosome 11, Glycine_max_v4.0, whole genome shotgun sequence, the proteins below share one genomic window:
- the LOC100797797 gene encoding integrator complex subunit 9 isoform X2 — MKFTCLSKGGGFHFPPCHMLNFCGIRILLDCPLDLSALMAFSPVPTALDCLPVEESYNTEANAFFDSRFGSGKRQKIENLLDAKSLLFAEPWYKTVNNLHLWNASFIDVVLISSPMGIMGLPFLTRTKGFSAKIYVTEASARIGQLMMEDLVSMHAEFRQFYGPGESNFPSWLRHEELEVLPSELRELILGKDGVELGGWMPLYSAADVKDFMLKIHTVNYAEEVCFNGTLVIKAFSSGIEIGSCNWILNSPKGDIAYLSGSSFISAHAMPFDYHSLQGTCVLIYSDFLSLGDTQDGENGDNYSVSTADKLLPISSQDLAGFNHNSVEYSEEKEKLVFICSHAMEHIKQGGSVLIPFDRLGTILLLLEEMTASLEASDTKVPVYIISSVAEELLALLNIIPEWLCKQRQEKLFDGEPLFAHLKLLKERKIHVVPAIHSHELLINWQEPCIVFCPHRNLRMGPVVHLLRRWCGDPKSLLILEDVLNPLSLLPYQPVAMKVLQCVFPVGIGLHEVQPLLKTLQPKTVLCPEELRLHINFSSEKKSFSVLYYTEAETLKVPYRKDSSELKIATDLASHFYWKTFKKEEINIAKLKGELLMENEKLMAALSKMGISGNIQHGVSDAKSQTVCIVHIQDPYKASIEIGTTSTIITTADENVAAFIYKIVDNILDGV, encoded by the exons ATGAagttt ACATGTTTGAGCAAAGGTGGGGGGTTTCACTTCCCACCATGTCATATGCTAAATTTTTGTGGGATTAGGATCTTATTAGATTGCCCACTAGACCTTTCTGCTCTCATGGCCTTCTCTCCTGTACCAACTGCTCTGGATTGCTTGCCAGTTGAAGAAAGCTACAACACTGAGGCCAATGCTTTTTTTGATTCAAGGTTTGGGTCTGGGAAAAGGCAGAAAATTGAAAATCTCCTTGATGCTAAAAGCTTACTTTTTGCTGAACCTTGGTACAAGACTGTTAATAACTTGCACCTGTGGAATGCCTCTTTCATTGATGTTGTATTAATATCCAGTCCAATGGGTATTATGGGGTTGCCCTTTCTTACTCGAACGAAGGGTTTCTCAGCTAAG ATATATGTAACTGAAGCATCGGCAAGAATAGGCCAGCTAATGATGGAGGATCTTGTATCAATGCATGCGGAATTCAGGCAGTTTTATGGACCAGGGGAATCGAATTTCCCTTCATGGCTGAGGCATGAAGAGCTTGAAGTCCTTCCTTCTGAATTAAGAGAGTTAATCTTGGGAAAAGATGGAGTTGAGTTGGGTGGTTGGATGCCTTTGTACAG TGCAGCTGATGTGAAGGATTTCATGCTAAAGATTCACACTGTTAATTATGCTGAGGAAGTTTGCTTCAATGGTACATTGGTTATAAAGGCATTCAGCTCTGGTATAGAAATAGGCAGTTGTAATTGGATCCTAAATAGTCCAAAGGGAGATATTGCTTATCTTTCAGGATCCAGCTTCATTTCTGCACATGCAATGCCTTTTGATTACCACAGTTTACAGGGGACTTGTGTGTTAATTTATTCAGACTTCTTATCCTTGGGTGATACTCAAGATGGTGAGAATGGGGATAATTACTCTGTTTCAACTGCTGATAAGTTACTGCCTATTAG TTCTCAAGATTTGGCTGGATTCAACCATAACTCTGTTGAGTATtcagaagaaaaggaaaagctgGTTTTCATATGCTCACATGCTATGGAACATATCAAACAAGGCGGTTCAGTTCTTATTCCTTTTGATCGACTTGGAactattttgcttcttttgGAGGAAATGACAGCATCACTTGAAGCTTCAGATACAAAG GTTCCGGTTTATATAATTTCTTCAGTGGCTGAAGAGTTACTAGCGTTGCTTAACATCATACCTGAGTGGCTTTGCAAACAGCGGCAAGAGAAA CTATTTGATGGGGAACCATTGTTTGCACACCTCAAGCtcctaaaagagagaaaaattcatgtggtTCCTGCTATTCATTCTCATGAACTCTT AATTAATTGGCAGGAACCATGCATTGTATTTTGTCCTCACCGGAATTTGCGTATGGGTCCTGTTGTTCATTTGCTTCGACGATGGTGTGGTGATCCAAAATCTTTACTTATTCTTGAG GATGTTTTGAATCCACTATCACTTTTACCTTACCAGCCTGTTGCAATGAAGGTTCTTCAATGTGTATTTCCTGTTGGAATAGG GTTGCATGAAGTTCAACCTTTACTAAAGACATTGCAGCCGAAGACTGTTCTG TGTCCGGAGGAGTTGAGACTGCATATCAACTTTTCAAGTGAAAAGAAGTCTTTCTCCGTTTTGTATTATACTGAAGCTGAAACTTTAAAAGTACCATACCGAAAGGACAGTTCAGAGTTAAAAATTGCAACTGATTTGGCTTCCCACTTTTATTGGAAAACATTCAAAAAGGAAGAAATCAATATAGCAAAATTGAAGGGAGAGCTATTAATGGAAAATG AAAAACTTATGGCTGCATTATCAAAGATGGGCATCAGTGGAAATATACAACATGGTGTGAGTGATGCTAAATCACAAACTGTGTGTATAGTTCACATACAGGACCCTTACAAAGCCTCGATAGAGATTGGAACCACTAGTACAATTATTACTACTGCTGATGAGAATGTGGCTgccttcatttataaaattgtgGACAACATTTTGGATGGAGTTTGA
- the LOC100797797 gene encoding integrator complex subunit 9 isoform X1 — MKFTCLSKGGGFHFPPCHMLNFCGIRILLDCPLDLSALMAFSPVPTALDCLPVEESYNTEANAFFDSRFGSGKRQKIENLLDAKSLLFAEPWYKTVNNLHLWNASFIDVVLISSPMGIMGLPFLTRTKGFSAKIYVTEASARIGQLMMEDLVSMHAEFRQFYGPGESNFPSWLRHEELEVLPSELRELILGKDGVELGGWMPLYSAADVKDFMLKIHTVNYAEEVCFNGTLVIKAFSSGIEIGSCNWILNSPKGDIAYLSGSSFISAHAMPFDYHSLQGTCVLIYSDFLSLGDTQDGENGDNYSVSTADKLLPISSQDLAGFNHNSVEYSEEKEKLVFICSHAMEHIKQGGSVLIPFDRLGTILLLLEEMTASLEASDTKVPVYIISSVAEELLALLNIIPEWLCKQRQEKLFDGEPLFAHLKLLKERKIHVVPAIHSHELLINWQEPCIVFCPHRNLRMGPVVHLLRRWCGDPKSLLILEDVLNPLSLLPYQPVAMKVLQCVFPVGIGLHEVQPLLKTLQPKTVLCPEELRLHINFSSEKKSFSVLYYTEAETLKVPYRKDSSELKIATDLASHFYWKTFKKEEINIAKLKGELLMENGRHHLLFDNDNKNSLSNNRSLVHWGLPDSEKLMAALSKMGISGNIQHGVSDAKSQTVCIVHIQDPYKASIEIGTTSTIITTADENVAAFIYKIVDNILDGV; from the exons ATGAagttt ACATGTTTGAGCAAAGGTGGGGGGTTTCACTTCCCACCATGTCATATGCTAAATTTTTGTGGGATTAGGATCTTATTAGATTGCCCACTAGACCTTTCTGCTCTCATGGCCTTCTCTCCTGTACCAACTGCTCTGGATTGCTTGCCAGTTGAAGAAAGCTACAACACTGAGGCCAATGCTTTTTTTGATTCAAGGTTTGGGTCTGGGAAAAGGCAGAAAATTGAAAATCTCCTTGATGCTAAAAGCTTACTTTTTGCTGAACCTTGGTACAAGACTGTTAATAACTTGCACCTGTGGAATGCCTCTTTCATTGATGTTGTATTAATATCCAGTCCAATGGGTATTATGGGGTTGCCCTTTCTTACTCGAACGAAGGGTTTCTCAGCTAAG ATATATGTAACTGAAGCATCGGCAAGAATAGGCCAGCTAATGATGGAGGATCTTGTATCAATGCATGCGGAATTCAGGCAGTTTTATGGACCAGGGGAATCGAATTTCCCTTCATGGCTGAGGCATGAAGAGCTTGAAGTCCTTCCTTCTGAATTAAGAGAGTTAATCTTGGGAAAAGATGGAGTTGAGTTGGGTGGTTGGATGCCTTTGTACAG TGCAGCTGATGTGAAGGATTTCATGCTAAAGATTCACACTGTTAATTATGCTGAGGAAGTTTGCTTCAATGGTACATTGGTTATAAAGGCATTCAGCTCTGGTATAGAAATAGGCAGTTGTAATTGGATCCTAAATAGTCCAAAGGGAGATATTGCTTATCTTTCAGGATCCAGCTTCATTTCTGCACATGCAATGCCTTTTGATTACCACAGTTTACAGGGGACTTGTGTGTTAATTTATTCAGACTTCTTATCCTTGGGTGATACTCAAGATGGTGAGAATGGGGATAATTACTCTGTTTCAACTGCTGATAAGTTACTGCCTATTAG TTCTCAAGATTTGGCTGGATTCAACCATAACTCTGTTGAGTATtcagaagaaaaggaaaagctgGTTTTCATATGCTCACATGCTATGGAACATATCAAACAAGGCGGTTCAGTTCTTATTCCTTTTGATCGACTTGGAactattttgcttcttttgGAGGAAATGACAGCATCACTTGAAGCTTCAGATACAAAG GTTCCGGTTTATATAATTTCTTCAGTGGCTGAAGAGTTACTAGCGTTGCTTAACATCATACCTGAGTGGCTTTGCAAACAGCGGCAAGAGAAA CTATTTGATGGGGAACCATTGTTTGCACACCTCAAGCtcctaaaagagagaaaaattcatgtggtTCCTGCTATTCATTCTCATGAACTCTT AATTAATTGGCAGGAACCATGCATTGTATTTTGTCCTCACCGGAATTTGCGTATGGGTCCTGTTGTTCATTTGCTTCGACGATGGTGTGGTGATCCAAAATCTTTACTTATTCTTGAG GATGTTTTGAATCCACTATCACTTTTACCTTACCAGCCTGTTGCAATGAAGGTTCTTCAATGTGTATTTCCTGTTGGAATAGG GTTGCATGAAGTTCAACCTTTACTAAAGACATTGCAGCCGAAGACTGTTCTG TGTCCGGAGGAGTTGAGACTGCATATCAACTTTTCAAGTGAAAAGAAGTCTTTCTCCGTTTTGTATTATACTGAAGCTGAAACTTTAAAAGTACCATACCGAAAGGACAGTTCAGAGTTAAAAATTGCAACTGATTTGGCTTCCCACTTTTATTGGAAAACATTCAAAAAGGAAGAAATCAATATAGCAAAATTGAAGGGAGAGCTATTAATGGAAAATGGTAGGCATCACTTGCTATTTGATAATGATAACAAAAACTCCTTGAGTAATAATAGGTCTTTGGTACATTGGGGTTTGCCTGATTCAGAAAAACTTATGGCTGCATTATCAAAGATGGGCATCAGTGGAAATATACAACATGGTGTGAGTGATGCTAAATCACAAACTGTGTGTATAGTTCACATACAGGACCCTTACAAAGCCTCGATAGAGATTGGAACCACTAGTACAATTATTACTACTGCTGATGAGAATGTGGCTgccttcatttataaaattgtgGACAACATTTTGGATGGAGTTTGA
- the LOC106795030 gene encoding zinc finger A20 and AN1 domain-containing stress-associated protein 4: protein MAEEHRCETPEGHELCVNNCGFLGSTATMHLCSKCYSSIRLKEQEEVSTKFTIEIALSSSSSTKPSSSTSPLPSVSMCSSNLNLHRRLQRRLRLRSRSQWCRVLFP from the coding sequence ATGGCGGAAGAACACCGATGTGAAACTCCCGAAGGTCACGAACTCTGCGTCAACAACTGCGGCTTCTTGGGTAGCACCGCCACGATGCACCTTTGCTCCAAATGCTACAGTTCAATCCGTTTGAAGGAGCAAGAAGAAGTGTCAACGAAATTCACAATCGAAATTGCGCTATCTTCTTCCTCCTCGACGAAACCGTCGTCGTCCACGTCACCTCTGCCGTCAGTGTCGATGTGCTCATCGAATCTGAATCTGCACCGCCGTTTGCAGCGGAGGTTGAGGTTGCGATCACGATCGCAGTGGTGTCGAGTTCTATTTCCATAA